In Kineococcus mangrovi, the sequence GGAGTTCGTCGCCTCCCCGACCCCGCGCACGGCGAAGAACCGCTGGCACCTCGACGTGCGGGCGACGCGCTCGGGCCCCGGGCGGGGGCGGGTCCTGGCCCGTGCGCTGGAGCGGGGCGCCCGGCCCGCCGACGTCGGTCAGGGGGCCGGGGTCGCGTGGACGGTGCTGGCGGACCCGGAGGGCAACGAGTTCTGCCTCCTGTCCGGCGTCGTCGACTGACCCCGCAGGTGCCGACCCCGGGGGTCCGGGGCAGCGGCAGGAGCCTGCCCGTCGCGCCCCCTCCAGGTCAGCCGGCGGTGCTCTCCCGCACGACGAGGCGCCCGGTCACCGTCAGCAGGCGGGCGGGACCGTCGAACCCGGCGAGGCGGTCGGAGAGCAACCGCAGCGACATCTCGGCCATCTCGAACCGGTCGAGGGCGATCGACGTCAGCGTCGGGGCGGCGTAGCGGGCCTGCTCGACGTCGTCGACCCCCAGGACGGCGACGTCCTGCGGCACCCGCAGGCCGAGCCGCCGCAGGGCGTGCAGGGCGCCGAGGGCGACGAGGTCGTTGGCGGCGAAGATCGCGTCGACGTCGGGACGCGCCGCCAGGAGGGCGGTGGTCCCCGCGAACCCGTCCTGGCGCGTCCACTCCCCCAGGGACCACAGCAGCCCGGGGTCGAACCGGACGCGGGCGCGGCGCAGGGCGCGGCGGTACCCCTCGATGCGCTGGGCGACCACGGGCGGGCGGGCCTGGGACTGCGTCTTGTCGCCGAGGAAGGCGATGGTCCGGCGTCCCTGCTCCAGCAGGTGCCGCACCGCGGTGTCCCCGAGGTCGACGGAGTCGATGGTGACGCGGTCGTACCCCGCCCCCTCGCCGTACTCCCCCACGAGCACGGCCGGGGTCGTGTCGCGCCGCTGCTGGAACTCCTCGACCGGCAGGCTCTGGGGGGCGAAGACGAGCCCGTCGACCAGGCGGACGGGGAAACCGGTCGCCACCTCGCGCTCGCGGTCGAGGTCACCGTCGGTCTGCTCGACCAGCAGCGTGAGACCGCGCTCGCGCGCCGCGTTCACCAGGGTCGAGGCCAGCTCGCCGTAGTAGGGGCTCGTGACGTCGGGCAGCGCGAGGGCCACCAGCCCCGTCCGGCCCTGCCGCAGCTGGCGGCCGATCCCGTTGGGGCGGTAGTCGAGCTGGTCGATGAACGACTTGACCTTCTCGCGCATCTCCGGCCGCACGTGGGGGTGGTCGTTGACGACGTTGGACACGGTCTTGATGGACACGCCCGCGGCCTCGGCGACGTCCCGCAGGGTCGTGGGGCGCGGGGTGGCGCGCGACGGCACGGCGGGGGTGGGCACCGACGCATTGTGCCATCGGCGCCTTGACGCCGCCGATGCTTTCGCGTTGACTGGCTTCCAACGTTGCAAGAACCGCGACGCCGCACCGCACCGCCCGCACACCGACGTGACGCGACCCCAGGAGAGCCATCCGTGCGCACCGCCCGCCTCGCCCTCGACCCCGCCTTCACCGTGGGCCCGGTCCCCCGCCGGCTGTTCGGCTCGTTCGTCGAGCACATGGGCCGCTGCGTCTACACCGGGATCTTCGAACCGGACCACCCCAGCGCCGACGAGGACGGCCTGCGCACCGACGTCCTCGAACTCACGAAGGAACTCGGCCCGACCGTCGTGCGCTACCCCGGCGGGAACTTCGTGTCCGGGTTCGAGTGGGAGGACTCCGTCGGCCCGCGCGAGGAGCGTCCCCGCCGGATCGACCGCGCGTGGCGCTCGGTGGAGACCAA encodes:
- a CDS encoding LacI family DNA-binding transcriptional regulator, which gives rise to MPTPAVPSRATPRPTTLRDVAEAAGVSIKTVSNVVNDHPHVRPEMREKVKSFIDQLDYRPNGIGRQLRQGRTGLVALALPDVTSPYYGELASTLVNAARERGLTLLVEQTDGDLDREREVATGFPVRLVDGLVFAPQSLPVEEFQQRRDTTPAVLVGEYGEGAGYDRVTIDSVDLGDTAVRHLLEQGRRTIAFLGDKTQSQARPPVVAQRIEGYRRALRRARVRFDPGLLWSLGEWTRQDGFAGTTALLAARPDVDAIFAANDLVALGALHALRRLGLRVPQDVAVLGVDDVEQARYAAPTLTSIALDRFEMAEMSLRLLSDRLAGFDGPARLLTVTGRLVVRESTAG